The genomic segment CCAGATCGGGCAGCTCGGCCAGTCCGGCAGGGATCGAGCCGCTGAGCTGGTTGCCGTCCAGGTGCAGTTGCTCCAGCCGGGTCAGATCGGTCAGCGCGGACGGGATCGGCCCGCTGAAGGCGTTGTTGTCTAGGCGCAATTGCTCGAGTTTGCCGAGTCCGCCCAGTACCGAGGGAATCTCCCCAGAAAGCTGGTTGCGGTTCACGCTCAGGTAGATCAGCTCGGTCAGGTCGCCCAACTCGGCGGGGATCGTGCCGCTGAGCATGTTCTGGTCAAGGATCAGGTATTCGAGGTTGGCAAGGTTCCCCAAAGTCGTCGGAATGGAGCCGGTCAGGCGATTCCGGTTGAGATAGAGCCTCTCCAGATTGCCCAGGTTGCCCAGTTCCGCCGGTATCTCACCGGTCAGGCGGTTGCCGTGGAGGTAGAGGAGCTCCAATTCGGAAAGGTCTCCCAGTTCCGCCGGTATCTCACCGGTCAGGTCGTTGTCGTAGAGATAAAGCCGCTCCAGGCGGGCAAAACTGCCGAAGGCCGCCGGGATTTCGCCACTCAGGCGGTTCCCGTCCAGCCCCAGGACGACCAGGTTTGAGAGGTCGTTGAGTTCCTCCGGAATCTGGCCCGTGAACTGGTTTTGCCTTAGCCAGAGGAACCGCAGTTGGGTGAGATCGCCGAGCTCGGCCGGAATCGTCCCGGTCAGCTCGTTTTCGTCGACGTCGAGGGTTCTGAGGTTGACGAGGCTGCCAAGTCCGGTCGGAATCGTGCCGGTGAACTCGTTCTGCCACAGTTCCAGGTTGGTGAGATTGGTCATGACCCCGAGCTCGGCGGGTATTTCACCGCTCAACTCGTTGCGGTTCAAAGACAGCACGCGCAGTTCGTCAAGTTCGGTCAACTCGAGCGGAATCTCACCGCTCAGCTCATTGCCGTCGAGGTCGAGGACGCTGAGCCTGGCCATGCCTCCCAGCTGGCCCGGTATTCCGCCGTTGAGTTCGTTGTTCACGAGCGAGAGAACGCGCAAGTCGCTAAGCCCGGCCAGTTCCGGGGGGATCTGACCGTTCAGGTCGTTGTTGCCCAGGTGCAGGGCGCGCAACCGGGGTAGGGCGGCCAGCCGGGCGGGAATCGTCCCTTCCAGGTCGTTGCTGTTCAGGTAAAGCACCAGCACGCAGCCGTCGCCATCGGTGGAGACTCCGAACCACTCGTCCAGAGGGGCTTCATCGCTGAGCCAATTGACGCTGTTGCGCCAGTTGGGGCCATCGGTCGATTCATAGAGCGCGGTAAGCGCTTCGCGATCGCCGACGCAGGCCGCCGGGCCCCCAGGGAGGGTTAAGAGGACGGACCAGGGAGACCATCGGGGATTGCCGTAACGCTGGGCGCTGCTGCCAACGACGAACCAGTAGGATTCGCCGGGCGCCAAACCCGTGACGGTGTGCGAAGTCTGCCCGTTGTTGGCCAAGCTAACCGACGTGAACGCGGCCAGCCAGTCTTCGTCGGCCGCGACGGCGGACTCGAAATCGGCCTTCGAGACCCAGCCGATTCGGTAGTAACCGGCATCCTTAACCGGGCTCCAGTTGACGTTGACTTCACCGGGCTCAGATCCCGGTGCGACCTGCGGCACGGCTCGGGCCGTCGGGGCCTGCTGTGCAGCCACCGTGGCGACTCCGACTGCGAATGTGACCAGGAGGATGGCTGCAATGGCCACCGAGCGCTTTATGCCTTGCGCGGCCGCCCGCGGGATTCGGTGTCCGTCAAATGCGAAGTCCATCAATTGTCCTCTAAGGTGCGGCGTCGAATAACTATAGAGTCGAGTCTGTTCGGCGGCGAACTCGATCGAGCATTTCTGCACGGCGAAACATCGACCATGCATGTGTTTGCAGGCAATCCGGTACGAATACCGGCTCCTGCAATGTTCTGGCTGCGACCCTGACGCTTCCGCGGCGCCGGCCCAGCACGGCGTCTAGCGAGTTTTCCGGCGGACTCGTACTTGACCGGGTATTTGGCAATCCAAAGGGCATCAGCCACGCCGGTTCGCCACTAAGCAGAGCCTGATGCCCAATCAGGAACCGATTAGCCCCTCCTGCGGATGGGTCCAGGGCAGATGGTAGAAGGGCGCGAACTGTGGTGCCGGAGGGATCGGCATGTCCCCGATCGGTACTTCTATGACCACCGGTGCATTGCGTTCCAGGGCTTCAGGGAGCAGCGTTGAAAGTTCCATCGGATCCTTGGCCCGCAGGCCGATTGCCTCGAACGACTCGGCGAACTTGACGAAGTCCGGATTGTGCAGATCGGTCGCGTAGGTACCGCCAAATCCAGTGTCCAGGTCGCGGGCCACGTTCCCGAAGGAGTCGTTCCGAAAGACAACGGCGATCACGTTGATCTCGTGCTGGACGGCGGTGGCGAGTTCAGAGGCGTTGTGCAGAAATCCGCCGTCGCCGACCATGCAGATCACGGGGCGGTCCGGTTTTGCCACCTTCACGCCCAGGGCGGTCGGGTACGAGTAACCGACGTTGAACTGGTAGCCGGAGTCGATGTAGGTCTTGGGGTAATCCGTCTTGTAGTGGGTGCGGGCGTAGTAACCGAACTGGGTGACGTCCCAGACGATGAACGAATCATCCGGGATGCTGTCCTGGATCGCCTCCAGGACCGCGTATTGCGGTTCCTTCAAGCGGATGTCGTAGTAGGCGATCAGATTGCGCGCCGCCGCAACCGCTTCGGCCGGCGATGGCCTATCGCCCGCCCGGTTTTCCTTAAGGTGGGGCAGAATCGCTTCGATGGTCGCCCCGGCGTCGCCGTGCAGCGGGATCGTATTGGACTGGATCCGCATCAATTCGTTCTCGTCGACATTGATGTTTATCAGCGTGGACTCGTTGCCGGCAGGATTGCCCAGCGAGAAGCGCGCACCTATGCCGATCACGACGTCAGAGGATTCCATTACCCCGTGAAGCTGGTTCATCTCCATCCGCTCGCCGCGCGGACTAAAGCAGGAGCCATAGCAAAGCGGGTGACTGTCCGGCATGCATCCCTTGCCGCCACTCGAGGTGATGACCGGGATATTTGTCGCCTCGGCCAAATTGACGAGCGCATCCTCGGCATTTGAGCGGGCGACCCCACCACCGGCGTAAATAACGGGCAGCCGTGATTCGGCGATGATCCGGGCGGCTAACCGCAGCTGCATAGAGCCTGGCACGAGCGGGGTGATCGGCGTCGGGTCGCACAACTCGACATCCTCGCGCTCGACTCCCGCCTCGGGAGGGACCTCGATCAGCACAGGGCGCGGTCGGCCGCTGCGCAATTGCCTGAAGGCTTCATTGACGGTTGAAGGAACATCGCGCGGCCGCATCGCTGATCCCCGCCACTTGGTCACCGTGCGCACCGTATCGGCCTGGTCAACGACCTCGTGTACCGCCCCAATCCCCTTGCCGATCGCCGCGCGGGGTATCTGGCCAGCGATCAGCAGGACGGGTGAGGAGCGGGCGTACGCGGTGGCCAGGCCGGGGGCGGCGTTAAACAGCCCTACGCCGGGCACCACCAGCGCGACACCCGGATCGCCGGAGGCCCGGGCGTAGCCGTCGGCCATGTAGGTGGCGGCCTGCTCGTGGCGAGGCGCAATCATCCGAATCCCGGGCTCGTCGCGCAAGCCGGCAACGATGCCGTACGTCTGGATTCCCGGAATCCCGAAGACGACCTCAACACCCTCTCTGGAGAGGGACTTGGCGAGGGCTTCACCACCGCTTAAATTGACCATTGCTCTGAAAAATGGAATTAGCTACTCGAACCCATTTCGCACTTATTGTGGAGAACTCGGCCAGTTGATTTGGCGTAAGTGGCTCGGTTTTTTCGGATCGCCCAGAACTGCAAACCAAGCGAGGGCGTAGTTTTCTGCGAATTGTCGATCAATTGTCGAATTGTCCGTTTTCCAATCAGGTCGACAAGCGTCCGGCGCTCGCCGTAATTGAGCGTCTGCGGCAGATTCGGGCATTCGGAACTTGTATCAGTACCGCCGATATCGAATCGCTGGCATTTGCCGTGGATTAAGTCTCACCATCGCCTAGACGCCCAGTTCCGGACAGTGATTGACCGGGACGGCTGCAGTTTCGCGGGCCATTCACGCGAGTTTCAATTGGCCAAATCCGACCATGGGAAGCTAAGCGGTGTCGAATTCACTCGTTCCAGTGTTCGATGGCGGCACTTGCGAACTGGTCCAACACGGGAATTGCGCAGGTAGCGATGTCATGCAGGCCTTCCACAAAGTGATCCGTCACTTCGCCTCCCCCGCTCTCGATCTCGGCAAATAATTCCGGAGCCAGTTGGAGCCAATTCGCATGCTTACTTAGCCATTCGTAACTCGGCCACTCACCGTCATCGCTCCTAGTGGTAGGGATTCCGGTGTCGACGAGCGCAGCCTTTAAGTCTTTGCGGATTTGTAACTGTTCTTCGGTCATTTGACCCGCAGACGGCTTGCAGCAAACCCCCCAATACCAGGAACGCGGGCCAAAGCCCCCGCTCTGCAGTTTCACTTCAAACGGCGGCCAATCATCTCGTGCAACCCAAAGGGAATTGGCCCCTCTCTTGTCTCCGCCATAGACGCATTGCACCCGCAGGCCTCTATTGAATTTCGAGCCTTTCCGCTCCA from the Chloroflexota bacterium genome contains:
- a CDS encoding thiamine pyrophosphate-binding protein — protein: MVNLSGGEALAKSLSREGVEVVFGIPGIQTYGIVAGLRDEPGIRMIAPRHEQAATYMADGYARASGDPGVALVVPGVGLFNAAPGLATAYARSSPVLLIAGQIPRAAIGKGIGAVHEVVDQADTVRTVTKWRGSAMRPRDVPSTVNEAFRQLRSGRPRPVLIEVPPEAGVEREDVELCDPTPITPLVPGSMQLRLAARIIAESRLPVIYAGGGVARSNAEDALVNLAEATNIPVITSSGGKGCMPDSHPLCYGSCFSPRGERMEMNQLHGVMESSDVVIGIGARFSLGNPAGNESTLININVDENELMRIQSNTIPLHGDAGATIEAILPHLKENRAGDRPSPAEAVAAARNLIAYYDIRLKEPQYAVLEAIQDSIPDDSFIVWDVTQFGYYARTHYKTDYPKTYIDSGYQFNVGYSYPTALGVKVAKPDRPVICMVGDGGFLHNASELATAVQHEINVIAVVFRNDSFGNVARDLDTGFGGTYATDLHNPDFVKFAESFEAIGLRAKDPMELSTLLPEALERNAPVVIEVPIGDMPIPPAPQFAPFYHLPWTHPQEGLIGS